In the genome of Pongo pygmaeus isolate AG05252 chromosome 9, NHGRI_mPonPyg2-v2.0_pri, whole genome shotgun sequence, one region contains:
- the FSHB gene encoding follitropin subunit beta gives MKTVQFFFLFCCWKAICCNSCELTNITIAIEKEECRFCISINTTWCAGYCYTRDLVYKDPARPNIQKTCTFKELVYETVRVPGCAHHADSLYTYPVATQCHCGKCDSDSTDCTVRGLGPSYCSFGEMKE, from the exons ATGAAGACAGtccagtttttcttccttttctgttgcTGGAAAGCAATCTGCTGCAATAGCTGTGAGCTGACCAACATCAccattgcaatagagaaagaggaatgTCGTTTCTGCATAAGCATCAACACCACTTGGTGTGCTGGCTACTGCTACACCAGG GATCTGGTGTATAAGGACCCAGCCAGGCCCAACATCCAGAAAACATGTACCTTCAAGGAACTGGTATATGAAACAGTGAGAGTGCCCGGCTGTGCTCACCATGCAGATTCCTTGTATACATACCCAGTGGCCACCCAGTGTCACTGTGGCAAGTGTGACAGCGACAGCACTGACTGTACCGTGCGAGGCCTGGGGCCCAGCTACTGCTCCTTTggtgaaatgaaagaataa